The Synechococcus sp. RS9909 genomic interval GAGCTGAAACAGCACACACCGGGTCTGCGCCTCACCCTGGGCGTGAGCACCTTCGTGCCCAAGGCCCACACACCGTTCCAGTGGCAGGGGGTGAGGCCGGAAGCGGAAAAGCGACTGAAACTGCTGGCCAAGCGCCTGAAACCGAAGGGCATCGACCTGCGCCCGGAAAGCTATGGCTGGAGTGTGATCCAGGCCCTGCTGTCACGCAGCGATCGACGCCTCGCCCCCGTGATCGCAGCCGTGCGGGGCTCCCAGGACAGCCTGGGGGGCTGGAAGAAGGCTTACCGTCAAGCCCGCGCCGGTGAACTGACACCAGCCCGGAGTGCCGGCGTGGAGCTGCCCCTGCCGCCACCCTGGCAGGAGGTGGTGCATGACACCTGGAGCGAGGAGCGGACCCTGCCCTGGAGCCATCTCGACGGCCCCCTCAACCAGGAGACGCTGCAGGGTCATCGCCGGCAGGCTCTCGGCCTGACCTGATCTGACAGCGCAGACCGGCCAGCAGGATCCAGCCGGCGATGTTGAGACGACTGTCGAAAAACGGCATGTCGGTGCCATGGAGCACCACGAGGATCAACACCGCTGCCCACCAGGCCCGCTCGAACAGACCGCGCAGGCCCAGGCGCAGGGAGGTGATCAACAACGCCAACACCAGGCCGATCACGGCCAGGGCCACCGGCAGACCATGGCTCACGGCCAGCTCGAGGGGAAGATTGTGGGCATGGCCATGCCACTTGCCGGTGCGCAGGGGATAGAGCACGGAGAACGCGGCGGCGCCCCAACCCAGCCAGGGGCGTTCACCGATCAGCTGCAGAGCCACCCCCCACTGACTGAGGCGCGTCGAGGCGACGGCCCGCTCCGCCCCGTAGCGACTGTCGGTGAGCCTCGACCAGATGCCGTCAGGCACCAGGGCACGGGCCGGCTGTTGCAAAAACAGCGGCACACCGGGAAGCACCGCCAACAGCACGGGGAGCAGCGCGAGCAGCAGCAACGGCAACAACCAGGGCCAGCTCGGAGGGCCCAGCACCACCGGCACCGCCAGCACCAGGGCCCCCCAGGCGTTACGGGAATCGGTGAGCAGGAGCGCCGCCACCTGCGCCGCCGCCACCACCAGCACCACGGCACGCCGACGGACGCTGAGACCGGGCTGCACCAAGGCGGCGAGGGCGAACGGCCAGACCATCGCCAACCAGGCCCCGGCGATGTTGGCGTAATCAAACAGCCCCGAAAGACGACCACTCGGCTCACCGCCGGGGGTCACAAACCAGATGATCAGCCCACCGAACACCTGCCAGGGGCCCTGCCACCCCCACCACAGCTGACCCAACCCCGTGACCAGCACCGGCACCGTGCCGGCGACCAGACAGAGTCCGGCACGACGACGGGCGCGACCATCCGCCACATAGGGCTGAAATCCCCAGAACCCCCAGAAAAACGGCAACCAATTGCCCAGACCCGCCCAGGCAAGCGAACCGGAATAGGCCTGAAGACACCCGATCAGCATCAGGCTGCTGGCAAGCAGCAGAGGGGCATTCCAGGGATCAGACCAGAGGGGGCGCTCCCGTCGCACACTGCCAAGCAACACAGCCGGAAACAGCAGCAGGCCGGCCAGCAGCGCTGAGGAGGGCAGCAGAAACAGACCCAGCTGAAACAGTCTCCAGCCCATGGGCGAAGCCATGACCGGTCGATGGGCCGCCAGAAACCCCGTCACGCAAACACTGCCGTACGGCCGCGGTAGACCATCACCTGGCGACGCAGATGCAGTCGCAGCGCCCGGGCCAGAGCAAGACGCTCCGTATCGCGCCCCTTACGGATCAGGTCCTCCACCTCATCGCGATGGCTCACGTGGGCAATCGTCTGCTCGATGATCGGTCCGGCGTCGAGGTCTTCCGTCACGTAGTGGGCGGTGGCACCGATCAATTTGACGCCCCGCTCCCAGGCCCGGTGATAGGGCTGCGCGCCCTTGAAGGCGGGAAGAAAGGAGTGGTGAATGTTGATCACGGTGGGGAACTGCTCCAGAAAATCGGCGCTCAGCACCTGCATGTATTTGGCGAGCACCGCGAGTTCCACGTCGTGCTCCCGGAGCAGTTGCAGCATGGTCTGCTCCGCTTCCGCCTTGCGATTGCGCTCCACAGGCACACACACAAAGGGAATGTTGAAATCGGCACAGATCGGTTCGAGATCAGGGTGATTGGCAATCACCAACGGCACCTGCATCGGCAGTTCGCCGCTACGCGCTCGCCAGAGCAGATCCAGCAGACAGTGGCTCTGCTTGCTGGCGAGAATCGCCACCCGGGGATGCTCATCGGAGAAATGGAGCTGGGCCTCGCCATCGAGCCGTTGGGCCAGGGCCGCTGCGGAGGGGGCGATCGCCTCGCGGGGCAGCCCGAACCCCTCCAGGCCCCATTCGATCCGGCTGAGGAACAAGCCGGCGCCAGCGTCGGTGTGGTGATCGGCATGGCGGATGTTGCCGCCGTTCGCCGCCACCCAGCCAGCCAGCTCACTCACCAAGGCGGGCCGATCCGGGCAGATCAGCTGAAGAATCACCGAAGCGGACAACACGGCTGGAGCGTGGGGAAACCTCGATTCTGACCCTGCAGGATCCAGATGAAAGCCTCCGCGGAACGCAGCTACAGTCGCCGGACCTTGTCTCGAACCCCATGCTGAGCGCCCTGCGTCGCCTCGCTGCGTTCTGCCTCTGTCTGGTGCTCTGCTTCGGCCTCGCGGCCTGCAGCGGCAATGCCAAAGCCAAGCCCGCCACGATCAGCCCCGAGGACATGGCCGTGATCCGCCGCCAGGCAGAGGGATTCCTGAGTGCGCAGGAGCGACTGCCGGAATTGGCCACGCTGGTGAACCAGCGCGACTGGACGTTCACCCGCAACCTGATCCATGGCCCCATGCAGGAGGTGGGCCGCGAGATGCTGTACATCAACCAGCGCCTGCTCCCCCAGGATCGCGCCAATGCTGAGGCGCTCGCCGCCAGCCTGAAGAGTTCCCTGGCCGAACTCGATGAGGCAGCCCGTCTTCAGGACGGCACCAAACTGCAGAAGGCCTATGTGGAGGTGGCCACCGGCTTCTCCAATTACGCCAAGGTGATTCCGGCGCAGGCGCTCAGCTGACCGCATCGATTGCTGTGATCGGCGCCGGCGCCGTTGGTGCCGGCTGTGCCTGGCGCCTGGCGCGCGAGGGATTCGAGGTGACCCTGGTCGATCCCGGCCTTCAGGCGCCCCTTTCACGCCAACCCGAGCGTGGCGGCCCTGTCCCAGCCAGGAACGGTCTGAACGGCACACTGGCCTCCCTGGGCATCCTGATGGGGCTGGTGTTCCGTCGTTCCAGCGGCAGGGCCTGGCGCTTGCGCCAGAGAAGCATGGAGCTCTGGCCCGAGTGGGCCGAGGAGCTGAACCAGCCCGAAAGTCCGCTGCAACTCGAGACGCCTTTGGTGCAGATGGCCACCAGCGCCGAAGAAGGTCAACGCCAGCAACAGCTGGCGGATGAGCGGGCTGACCTGGGCCTGCGCTTCCTGAGTCCCCAGACCTTGAAACGTCAGCATCCGCACTGGCCGGGTGCCGACCACGGCGCCCTGCAGTCCGAGCGGGATGGTCGGATCGATCCGCTCGCCCTGCTGGGAGCGCTCCGGCACACACTCGATCAATGCGCTGTGCGCCAGATCGCCGCCTCGGTCGGCGCAATCGAACGACCGACAGCGGACCGAACCCGACTCTGGCAGCTGCAGCTCGACACGGGTGAGCGCCTGCAGGTGGAGCAACTGCTGATCTGCGCGGCTCTCGACAGCCAGACCCTGTTGCGGCAGCTGAACCACGATCTGCCGATGGAACCGGTGCTGGGGCAGGTGCTCGATCTGCAACTGCCGGATGGAATCAGGCCAGGATCCGACTGGCCAGCGGTGCTCGTGTGCCAGGGCTTCAATCTGGTGCCCCACAACCACAACCGACTCTGGCTCGGGGCCACGCTCGAACCCGGTGCAGCGGCGGACCCCGCCCGGCTCCACGCCATGCAGACCCTGCAAGGCCAAGCCCCCGACTGGTTGCAAGCCGCTGAAGTGATCCAGTGCTGGCGAGGTGTGAGAGCGCGACCACTGAACCGGCCGGCACCGCTGCTGGAGGTGCTCGAACCCGGTCTGATGGTGGCGACCGGTCACTATCGCAATGGCGTGCTGCTCGCTCCGGCCACAGCGGAATGGGCCTGCAGCCAGGCCAAACGGTTGTGAGCGCGAGCCTTACGTCGTCTTAAACTCGATTTCGCTTGTTCTGCATAAGGTTTCGGAGTGGATCTGACTCCACCGACCCCTTTTTGTCGAGAACATGCGTCGAACCCTCCGCAACCGTGCGCTGACCGCCGCTGCCGGCGTGACCGCAACCCTGACCCTGGCCTCCTGCTCCGTCGGAGACGGTGGTGGCGGTGGTGGTGATCAGGTCAAGGGCAACCTGAGCGGCGCCGGTGCGTCCTTCCCCGCCGCCATCTACACCCGCTGGTTCCAGGAGCTGGCTCCCGAAGGCGTCAATGTCAATTATCAATCCGTCGGCTCCGGCTCCGGTGTCCGCCAGTTCACCGCCGGCACGGTCGACTTCGGCGCCTCCGATGCGCCGATGAAGCCCGATGAAGTGGCGAAAGTGGCCCGCGGCGTGCTCCAGATCCCGATGACCGCCGGTGCCATCGCTGTGGCTTACAACAACCCCGGTTGTGAACTGAAGCTCACCCAGGAGCAACTCGCCGGCATCTTCCTCGGCAAGATCACCAACTTCAAGGAACTCGGCTGCGACGACAAGGCGATCACCATCGTCCACCGCTCCGATGGTTCCGGCACCACCTACAACTTCACGAAACACCTCTCAGCCATCAGCGAGGAGTGGAAGAATGGGCCAGGCACCGGCAAATCGGTGAATTGGCCTGTCGGCGTAGGCTCCAAAGGTAATGAGGGCGTTTCCGCACAGCTGAACCAGGTGGATGGTGGTTTGGGCTATGTGGAAGTGGCTTATGTCAAAGACAAGCTCCAGGCCGCTGCGCTCGCCAATGCTTCCGGAGAGCAGGTGAAGCCCACCAACGAAACGGAGAGCACCGCTCTCGATTCGATCGACCTCGGCCCTGAGCTGATCGGTGGCAACCCCAACCCCCCCAAGGGCTATCCGATCGTCACCTTCACCTGGATCCTGGCTTACAAAGAAGGTAACGGCGACAAGACCGAGCTGCTGAAGAAAGCGTTCGATTTCATGCTCTCCGAGAAGGCCCAGAGCCAGGCTCCTGAGCTGGGTTATGTGTCCCTGCCCCCGGGCGTGGTGGAGAAGTCGAAAGCCGCTGTGGCCCAGATCAGCAAGTGATCCTCTCAAGCCGATTCGTCTGATTCGTTTGACATCAAAAAGGGGGCCCTTAGGCCCCCTTTCTTCATGCTGACATTGAATCGCTCCAACGCTCAGATATGAATCACTTCGATTCGGTGAATTCCGCATCGATCACATCATCACCGGCATCGCTCGTGGATCCGGCGGCACCGGCAGCGCCATCGGCGCCGGGGGCTGCAGCGCCATCAGCGCCGGCCTGTTGATACACCGAGGCACCCAAGGCGTAGAGCTCCTGCTGCAACTGCTCCAGCAGAGACTTCATGCTGTCGAAGTCTTCCTTCTCGGTGGCTTCCTTCAGCTGGGTGCGCTTCTCCTCCACCTTGGCCTTGGCCGCGGCATCCACCTTGTCACCGAGTTCGCCCAGCTGCTTCTCCGCCTGATACACGAGCGTTTCCGCCTGATTCTTCAGGTCGATCCGCTCACGCTTCTCCTTGTCGGCACTGGCATTGGCCTCGGCATCCTTCACCATGCTTTCCACTTCCTGTTCGGAGAGTGTGGAGGCGCCGGTGATCGAGATGCTCTGCTCCTTGCCGCTGCCCTTGTCCTTCGCGGTCACGCTCAGGATGCCGTTGGCATCGATGTCGAAGGTCACTTCGATCTGAGGCACGCCACGGGGAGCGGGGGGGATGCCATCGAGCCGGAAGGTGCCGAGCGATTTGTTGTCGCTGGCCATCTCGCGCTCACCCTGGAGCACATGAATCTCCACATTGGTCTGACCATCCACCGCTGTGGAATAGGTCTCCGATTTCTTGGTGGGAACGGTGGTGTTGCGCGGGATCATCTTGGTCATCACACCACCCAGGGTCTCCACACCGAGAGACAGGGGGGTGACATCCAGCAGCAGGATGTCCTTCACCTCACCGGCGAGCACACCGCCCTGAATGGCGGCGCCCACGGCTACCACCTCATCGGGGTTCACGGTCTGATTGGGATCCTTGCCGGTGATCCGCTTCACCAGCTCCAGCACGGCGGGGATCCGGGTGGATCCACCCACCATCACGATCTCATCGAGTTCACCAGCGGAGAGCTTGGCGTCCTTGAGCGCCTGCTCCACCGGCACGCGGCAACGATCGATCAGCTTGGAGGCCAGCTCCTCGAACTTGGCGCGGGTGAGGGTGAGGTCGAGATGCTTCGGGCCTTCAGGGGTTGCGGTGATGAAGGGCAGATTGATCTCGCTCTGCGTGGCGCTGGAGAGTTCGATCTTGGCTTTTTCGGCCGCTTCCGTGAGGCGCTGCAGGGCCTGCTTGTCTTGACGCAGGTCAATGCCTTCGTTGGCTTTGAAGCTGTCGGCCAGGTGATCCACGATCACCTTGTCGAAGTCATCACCGCCGAGGTGGGTGTCGCCGGAGGTGGAGAGCACCTCGAACACGCCGTCGCCCACTTCGAGCACGGACACATCGAAGGTGCCGCCCCCGAGGTCGAAGACCAGGATGCGCTCATTGCTCTTCTTGTCGAGGCCGTAGGCGAGAGCAGCGGCGGTGGGCTCGTTGATGATGCGCAGCACCTCAAGGCCGGCGATCTTGCCGGCATCCTTGGTGGCCTGGCGCTGGGAATCGTTGAAATAGGCGGGAACGGTGATCACCGCCTGGGTCACGGTTTCTCCCAGGTATTTGCCGGCATCCTCAGCCAACTTGCGCAGCACCTGGGCACTCACCTCCTCAGGGGCGAATTGCTTGTCGAGCACCGGGCACTTCACCTTGACGTTGGAGCCAGCTTTCTCAACGGAATAGCTGACCTCCTTCGACTCCTCATTCACTTCATCGACACGACGACCGATGAACCGCTTGACGGAATAAAAGGTGTTGTCGGGGTTCATCACCGCCTGACGTTTGGCGATCTGCCCCACCAGCTGATCCTGGTTCTTCGTGTAGGCCACCACCGACGGTGTGGTGCGAAACCCTTCCGCATTGGCGATCACGGTGGGCTTGCCACCCTCCATCACCGCCACGCAGCTATTCGTGGTTCCAAGGTCAATGCCGACAACTTTGCCCATCGATGCCCACCTCCTAAAAACAGTCCGTCTTGAACCTCTGCATCCTCATCAGGGGTGAGCCCTGCAGGCGAGGTGTGGTTCCCGAACAGACAGGCCGGTCGATCCTGGACACTGACCCCATGACCAACCCAACGACAGCCAAGCCAACGACAGCCAACGCTCAAACAGCCCTGGTGGGTCTGCTCGGTGATCCGGTGCACCACTCCCTCTCACCGGTGATGCACAACGCCGCCCTGGAGGCGATGGGGCTCAACTGGATCTTTCTGGCGCTTCCCACCCCGGCCAACGACCTGGAGACCGTGGTGCGGGGCCTGCGCGCCGTGGGCTGCCGCGGCCTCAACGTGACCATCCCGCACAAACACAGCGTGGTGCCCCTCTGCGCCGAGCTCAGCCCCCTGGCCCAGCGCCTCGGCGCGGTCAATGCCCTGGTGCCGCGCGTCGACGGTGGCTGGTTTGGCACCAACACCGATGTGGAGGGCTTCATCGCACCGCTGCGGGAAGCCCAATCCGACTGGCAAGGACGCAGGGCTCTGGTGCTCGGCTGTGGCGGCAGCGCCAGGGCGATCGTGGCCGCCATCACCAGCCTGGGTTGTGACCAGATCCAGATCGCCGGACGGCGTCCCGACGCCTTGGCGGCATTCCAACAGGACTGCGGCGCCTGGGCACCGAGTCTCACCGGCCTGGACTGGCACCATCAAGCGGCCCTGGAGCAGGCTCTGGAAGCGGCCGATCTGGTGGTGAACACCACGCCGCTGGGCATGGCCTCAACCCACAACCCCGACGCTGTCCTCGCCAGCCCCCTCAGCCCCGGCGACATCCAGCGACTGAAGCCTGAGTGCTGGGTGTACGACATCATCTACACGCCGCGACCGACCCGACTGCTCACCGATGCGGCCGCCCATGGCTGCCGCACGCTCGATGGACTGGAGATGCTGGTGCAACAGGGGGCTGCAGCCCTGAGGCTCTGGTCCGAGCGAAGCGACGTGCCCGTTGCCGTGATGCGCCACGCCGCCGAAGCGGCCCTGGCTGATCGCGGCTGACCGCCTAGCGTCACCCCAACCACCAACCCTCGATGACGACCCCCGTCTGGCAGCGGCTTCTCGGGCTGCTGGTCTACCTGTTGCCCTGGAGTGATGCGATCCCCTTCGGCAGCCACCTGATGGGCCAATTCCCCTGGTTGCAATGGCTGACGTTGCCGGCCCTGCCGCTGGTGCTCCTGGAACGGGGGATCCCCTTCGGCAATCTCCTGGTCTTTTTCCTGCTCTTTCTCGCGGTGGTCCGCAATCCCAACGTCCCCTATTTCATCCGCTTCAACACCCTGCAGGCCCTGCTAGTGGACATCATCGTGGTGCTGCTGGGCTATGCCTTCGCGATCCTGCTGCAACCACTGGGGGGCGGTCTGATCCTGCGCACGTTGTCCAGCACGGTGATGATCGCCGTGCTGGCGGTGGTGATCTTTGCGGTGATCGAATGCGTGCGCGGTCGGGAACCGGATCTGCCCGGATTGAGCCAGGCGGTGCGGATGCAGCTCTACTGAGCGGTCAACCCCCCGGGCGATAGGGTGGTGGATCCGTCGCTCACCCTGGTGAGCCTTCAGTCCTCGTCGGATCGGATTCCATGACCCTGCAGCCGTATTACGAGACCATGTACATCCTCCGTCCGGATATCCCGGAGGAAGAAGTTGAGTCACACCTGACCAAATATCGCGACATCCTGGCGGAAGCGGGTGCTGAGGTGCTCGACAACCAGATGCGCGGCAAGCGTCGCCTGGCCTATCCGATCGCTAAGCACAAGGAAGGCATCTACGTGCAGCTCAGCCACAATGGTGACGGCCAACAGGTGGCCGTGCTGGAAAAAGCGATGCGGCTCAGCGAAGACGTGATCCGTTACCTCACCGTCAAGCAGGACGGTCCTCTGCCTGCACCGCGCGTCATGCCCGGCAGCGAAGCCGCCGCTGCTCAGAGCGAAGCCGCTTCTCCGGCCTGATCCAGTCTCGGTTCAGGGATTGTGCCCGCCATGGCCTGGCGATAGCGTCCGGCCATGGATGAGCCCTCCCAGTCCCATCAGGCCCCTGCGCCCCTCTGGCTGCAACGCACAACCAGCGACGATCAAGCCACAGCGCCATCCTCCAGCGCTGAAGTGATCCAGCTCCGGCAGCGCGTGCGGGAGCTGGAGGCGCAACTCGACGACTACGAAGCCCTGCTGGCTGAACTTCCAGAGCTATTTGAACGCAAATTCCAGCAACGGTTGGAACCGCTGCTGGAACGCTATCGGCTGTTGGCGAGAACCCAGACCCTGCTGCACAGTTCCACGCCACCCCTGCTCAAGGCGGCGATGCGCTGGCGCCGCCGCAGCCCGGATGCGGCCTCACAACAGGACGCGGCCTGAACGCCATCAACGCCGACGCGCTGCGGCCCAGAGCCGGATCGGCAGGCCCCACACATAGATGAACCCCTCAGCGGCACGATGGTCGAACTGATCCTCACTGCCGTAGGACGCCATCGCCGGCACGTAGAGGCTGCTGGTTGAGGAGGCACGGCCGGTGACCATGGCCGAGCCCTTGTGCAATCGCAGCCGCACCACTCCGTGCACATGCTCCTGGGTGCGATCCATGAAGCCATCCAGGGCTTCTTTCAGCGGTCCGAACCAGAGCCCCTGATACACCAGATCCGCCCACTGCATTTCCAGCTGGCGCTTGGTGCGCAGCACATCCGCCGCCAGGGTGAGGCTTTCCAGCTCCTGATGGGCCTGGATCAGCAACAACAGCCCCGGGGTCTCGTAGATCTCGCGGCTCTTGATCCCCACGACCCGGTTCTCGATCATGTCGAGACGGCCGATGCCATGAAGGCCGGCAAGGCGATTCGCCTCCCGGATCAGCGCCACAGGGTCGAGACGCTGGCCATTGATGGCCACGGGGTTGCCGGCCTCAAAACTGATCTCAATCTCCTCAGCGGCATCGGGGGTGTCGGCCACCGGCCGCGTCATCGCGAACACCTCCTCCGGCGGTGCCACCATCGGATCCTCCAGGGGACCGGCCTCAACGCTGCGGCCCAGCAGGTTGAGATCGATCGAGTAGGGCGACTGTTTACTGACCGGTGCCGGGATGCCACAGCGCTCGCCGTAGGCGATCGTTTCCTCGCGGCTCATGCCCCACTCACGCGCCGGAGTCAGCACCTTGAGATCGGGAGCCAGAGCGGCGATCGCCACATCAAACCGCACCTGATCGTTGCCCTTCCCGGTGCAGCCATGGGCCACCGCATCGGCACCCACCTCCCGGGCCACCTCCACCAGTCGGCGGGCGATCAAGGGACGGGCCAGGGCGGTGGAGAGGGGATAGCACCCTTCATAGAGCGCATTGGCACGGATGGCCGGAAACGCGAACTCGCGGATGAAGGGATCGATCAGATCGCCCACCAGCGACTGACTGGCCCCGGCCTCCAGCGCTTTGATCCGGATGGGCTCCAGTTCATCCCCCTGTCCGAGATCGGCAGCGAAGGTGATCACCTCCTCGACGCCCCACTCCTGCTTCAGGTAGGGAATGCAGACGCTGGTATCCACCCCACCCGAATAGGCGAGCACCACCTTCTTCGCGCGCCCCATCAACCGGACTCCAGATCACGATCGTCTGATTCTCCATCCCGGCCGATCCGGGCCAGCAGCAACCAGACCGCCAGCACAAGGGCAGGGCCGAACACAAGCACCGGCACCATGAGCCAACCGATGGCCACAGGGGCGGGATGGGTCGCACCCCAGACCCGCAGCGCAAGGCTGATCAGAAGCGCCAGCAGCCACACAGCGCCAAGACGCATCCATTCATCGATCACGGAAGGCTGGAAAGCGGTCTTCTATGATGGCGGATTGGACTGATTGGACTTGTCCTCCGCGATGAGCAGTGCCCTCGACAGCATCAACCCGGCCCTCACCCGTTACGGGCGCCGGGAGCCGGCACCGGTGCTGCCGCTGCGGGAAGAGCCCGATCTACTGAGCTGGCTGGAGACCAGTGGCCGTCTCGTGGAAGATGAGGAATCAACCTCACCGGAAGTGAGCACGGTGGAAGAGGAAGAGCTCTCGGCACTGATGGGCGAAAAGGAGGACTACAACGCCGCCGACGAGCAGAACGAAGAGAACTGGGAAGACTGAATCCGGGGCGTCTGGGTCGCCCTATCCTCGGCCCGACTCTGCGCCCTGCCTGCCGTGAGCGACCTTTCGGCGCCATCGCCATCGGTGAACCGCTCCAACCAGGTGGGAGGCCGCGTCAGTGCCTTGGTGCTGGCGGTCGTGATCGTCGCTGCTGCCTTCGCCGCGGATCGCTGGATCCCTAACAGCCTCTTGAGTGTGCCCTTGATCGTGGCGACCCTGATCGCCGCCGGCACCACCGCCTGGGGGGTGCCCAGGTTGCGTGCTTTGAAAATGGGCCAGGTGATCCGGGAAGACGGACCCCAGGCCCATCTGCGCAAGGGGGGCACGCCCACGATGGGTGGGTTGCTCGTGGTGCCGGTGGGCGTGATCATCGGCTCCCTCAGCGCCGTGGGGCAAGACAATGCCAACCGCCTGCTTGCTGTTGCGGCCGTGACCCTGGCTTCCATGGTGATCGGCGGCATCGATGACTGGCGCAGCCTCACCAGGCAGACCAACAAGGGGCTGACGGCACGGGGAAAACTGCTCCTCCAAGCACTGATCGCGGCCCTGTTCCTGGCGGTCGCCGCCTGGCAGGGCTGGATCAGCAGCAGCATCGCCCTGCCTTGGAACCTCACCCTGCCGCTGGCCTGGTTGATCTGGCCCCTGGCCCTGTTTGTCTTCCTGGCGGAAAGCAATGCCACGAACCTCACCGATGGTCTCGATGGTCTGGCCTCCGGCTGCGGTGCTCTTGTGTTCACAGGCCTGGCCCTGCAGCTGATGCTGCGAGGCAACAGCGGTGATCCGGCCCTGGCTGGCTTCTGCATGGCGATGGCAGGAGCCTGGCTCGGCTTTCTGGCCCACAACCGCAATCCGGCCCGCCTGTTCATGGGCGACACCGGATCGCTGGCGATGGGAGCCTGTCTCAGCGCCGTGGCACTCCTCAGCAACAGCCTCTGGCCTCTGCTGCTGATGGGGGGCGTGTTCCTGGCGGAATCGCTGTCGGTGATTCTCCAGGTGTGGGTGTTCAAAGCCACCAAAGGAGCCGATGGGGTCGGCCAACGCCTGTTCCGGATGGCCCCCCTGCACCATCATTTTGAGCTCAGCGGTTGGAGCGAACAAACTGTGGTGCGCCGCTTCTGGCTGATCACTGCCGCTCTGGTGCTGATCGGTCTGGCTCTTCGCCCCACCTGACTGCACCACCATGCACTACTTCACCTGGAAGGAAGCCGGTCTGACCAGTGACTGCGCCAGTCTGGAAGCGATGGCGGCACGGTTTGAAGAGGCGGCCAGCCTGATGCGACGGATGGCTGCCGAGGGCTTCAGCCTCGAGCATCAACACGGTCAACCGCGGATCACCCATGGCGATCCGGAGGTGTTCGCCGCCTGGGGGTTCATCAACGAAGCCTCACCTGAACGGCAACTCACCCTGATCAACGATCTCGACCCATGACCCGGGGCTGATGCACCGCAC includes:
- the rpsF gene encoding 30S ribosomal protein S6, which produces MTLQPYYETMYILRPDIPEEEVESHLTKYRDILAEAGAEVLDNQMRGKRRLAYPIAKHKEGIYVQLSHNGDGQQVAVLEKAMRLSEDVIRYLTVKQDGPLPAPRVMPGSEAAAAQSEAASPA
- a CDS encoding argininosuccinate synthase, translating into MGRAKKVVLAYSGGVDTSVCIPYLKQEWGVEEVITFAADLGQGDELEPIRIKALEAGASQSLVGDLIDPFIREFAFPAIRANALYEGCYPLSTALARPLIARRLVEVAREVGADAVAHGCTGKGNDQVRFDVAIAALAPDLKVLTPAREWGMSREETIAYGERCGIPAPVSKQSPYSIDLNLLGRSVEAGPLEDPMVAPPEEVFAMTRPVADTPDAAEEIEISFEAGNPVAINGQRLDPVALIREANRLAGLHGIGRLDMIENRVVGIKSREIYETPGLLLLIQAHQELESLTLAADVLRTKRQLEMQWADLVYQGLWFGPLKEALDGFMDRTQEHVHGVVRLRLHKGSAMVTGRASSTSSLYVPAMASYGSEDQFDHRAAEGFIYVWGLPIRLWAAARRR
- a CDS encoding DUF3134 domain-containing protein, with amino-acid sequence MSSALDSINPALTRYGRREPAPVLPLREEPDLLSWLETSGRLVEDEESTSPEVSTVEEEELSALMGEKEDYNAADEQNEENWED
- the mraY gene encoding phospho-N-acetylmuramoyl-pentapeptide-transferase; the protein is MSDLSAPSPSVNRSNQVGGRVSALVLAVVIVAAAFAADRWIPNSLLSVPLIVATLIAAGTTAWGVPRLRALKMGQVIREDGPQAHLRKGGTPTMGGLLVVPVGVIIGSLSAVGQDNANRLLAVAAVTLASMVIGGIDDWRSLTRQTNKGLTARGKLLLQALIAALFLAVAAWQGWISSSIALPWNLTLPLAWLIWPLALFVFLAESNATNLTDGLDGLASGCGALVFTGLALQLMLRGNSGDPALAGFCMAMAGAWLGFLAHNRNPARLFMGDTGSLAMGACLSAVALLSNSLWPLLLMGGVFLAESLSVILQVWVFKATKGADGVGQRLFRMAPLHHHFELSGWSEQTVVRRFWLITAALVLIGLALRPT